DNA from Nocardioides yefusunii:
CGGCTGCCTCCATGCCCTCCTCGAGACCTTCCTGGACGGCGGCGACCGTCTCGTCGAGGGTCAGGCCCGCACGCAGGTGCTGCTCGGGGGCCCAGCGCACCTCGGCGTAGACGACGCCGTCGGCGACGAGGTCCTCGACGTACTCCCGGGCGACGCGACGCAGCGCGTCAGCGGTCTGCATGACTCCGACGGTGTGCTCGAAGGTCTCCAGGTAGCGAACCAGTGAACCGGAGTCGGCCTGCTCACGGAACCACTCCCCCAGCGCGGCGGCGTCGGTGGTGGGGAGCTCGTGGCCGACAGCGGCAGCCAGTTCGACCACGGTGGCCGGACGCAGGCCACCGTCGAGGTGGTCGTGCAGGACGACCTTGGGGGCGCGGCGGATCTGCTCGCGGGTGAGCGTGACGTTCTGGGTCATGCGGGGGCTCCTTGCTCGGATGCGCCGACGTCCCGGCGAGGGTGTGCTCGGGGCACCGCCGGGACGTCGGATGGATCGGGGAAGTGGTCAGCTGATACGGCCGCGGACCAGCGGGGTCGGGGTGAATCCGGCGCCGTCACCGACGGCCCAACCGCCCTCGAGAGCGGCGAGTGCACGCTCGAAGCGCCACTCGTCGTCGGTGAGGAGGGTGAAGAGTGGCTGTCCGGCGGCGACAAGGTCACCGGGACGGGCGTGCCACACGACGCCGGCACCGGCCTGGACGGCCTCACCCTGCTTGGAGCGGCCGGCGCCGAGGCGCCAGGCAGCCAGACCGACCGACATCGCGTCGAGGCGGGTCAGGGTGCCGGAGGTCTCGGCGGTGACGACGTGCGACTCCTTGGCCACGGCCATCGGCGCGTCCGGGTCACCCTTCTGACGCGTGATCATCTTGCGCCACACGTCCATCGCGGAGCCGTCACGCAGCTTCTCGGCCGGGTCGACGTCGGTGACGCCGGCCGCGGCGAGCATCTCGCGGGCCAACTCGAGGGTGAGTTCGACGACGTCGGCGGGACCCCCACCGGCCAGCACCTCGAGGGACTCGGTCACCTCGATCGCGTTGCCGGCGGTGAATCCGAGCGGGGTGTCCATGCCAGTGAGGAGCGCGACGGTGGTGACGCCGGCGTCCTTGCCGAGCGCGACCATCGTCTCGGCCAACTCGCGTGCCTTGTCGATGTCCTTCATGAAGGCGCCGGAGCCGACCTTGACGTCGAGCACCAGCGAGCCGGTGCCTTCGGCGATCTTCTTGCTCATGATCGAGGAGGCGATCAGCGGGATCGCCTCGACGGTGCCGGTGACGTCGCGCAGGGCGTAGAGCTTCTTGTCGGCAGGCGCGAGGCCCGAGCCGGCGGCGCAGACGACGGCGCCGAAGTCGTCGAGCTGGTCGAACATCTCCTGGTTGCTCAGGAACGCCTCCCAGCCCGGGATCGACTCGAGCTTGTCGAGAGTGCCGCCGGTGTGCCCCAGGCCGCGGCCCGAGAGCTGCGGGACCGCGAGACCGCACGCCGCGACGAGCGGGGTCAGGGGCAGGGTGATCTTGTCGCCGACGCCACCGGTGGAGTGCTTGTCCGTGGTGGGGCGGGAGAGAGCGGAGAAGTCCATCCGCTCGCCCGAGGCGATCATCGCCTGGGTCCAGCGGGCGATCTCGCGGCGGTCCATGCCGTTGAGGAGGATGGCCATCGCCAGGGCGGACATCTGCTCGTGGGCGACCTCGCCGCGGGTGTAGGCGTCGATGACCCAGTCGATCTGGGAGTCACTCAGGGTTCCGCCGTCGCGCTTGGCGATGATCACTTCGATGGCGTCGTGCTGCGTCATGTTCTCCACCCTAGGGGCCTGTAGCAGAAATCTGACAGTTGCGATTCCGGGCGTCACACAACGGGACGTGCCGGACACCGCGAACGGTCGGCGAGCGAGGTCAGTGGCCCAGTTCTTCGGGGCCGAACGCCTGCGGCAGCAGCACCTCGAGAGCGACCACGCCGAGGGGGGTGAGCACCTGGAGCGCAGCGCCGCCGAACTCCCACAAGAGCTGTCGGCAGCGACCGCACGGGGTGATGAGTGCGCCTTCACCGTTGACGCAGACGAAGTGGGTCAGGCGACCTCCGCCGGTGGCGAGCAACTGGGAGACGAGTCCGCACTCCGCGCACAGCGTCACGCCCAGCCCGGCGTTCTCGACGTTGCAGCCCGAGACGGTGCGGCCGTCGTCAGCGCGTCCGGCAGCTCCCACCCGGTACTGCGAGTACGGGGCGTAGGCCCTCGCTGCGACGCGGTCGGCCTCGGCGAGGAGTTCCTGCCAGGGGGTCCCGAGCGTGCTGCGGAGATCTTGGGGGCCGGTGTCGGGCGAGGGGCTGGCGGGGTGCTGGGCGAGGCCGTCGGCCGAGTGCGCCACGAGGGGAATCCGTCCTGTTGGTTGCGTGGTGAACCAGCATGCGCCCTCTGCGGCCACTTTGTTTGGTTCAATTCATAACTATTCGGTGTCAATCGGGCTGCCCTGTGTCACGATCGCGCGTCGCTCACTTAATCTGAGTTGCCGCACGGTCCGCGGCGCTCTCGATCCCCCATTGGAGGAAATTGTGAAGATCATGCAGAAGGTCGCCATGGCTGGCGTCCTCGCCCTCAGCGCCTCGGTCCTGGCCGCGTGCGGTGAGGCCCCGGAGAAGGACGGCGAGTCCAAGGCCTCCGACTTCAAGCCCTGCATGGTGTCCGACGAAGGCGGCTTCGACGACAAGTCGTTCAACGAGATCAGCCACGAGGGTCTGCTGAACGCAGCCAAGGCGATCGGCGCCAAGGAAACCTCCGTCGAGTCGAACTCCTCCAACGACTACGCCCCGAACCTCGCGAGCCTCGCGGCCAAGGGCTGCGACGTCGTCGCCGCTGTCGGTTTCGACCTTGCCGCCGCGACCACCGAGGCCGCCGCCGCGAACCCCGACATCCACTACATCCTCATCGACGAGGCCATCGAGGGCGAGAACACCAAGTCGCTCCGTTACGACACCGCGCAGGCCGCCTTCCTGGCCGGCTACGCCGCTGCCGACTACTCCAAGACCGGCAAGGTCGGCACCTACGGTGGCGCCAACTACCCGTCCGTCTCCGTCTTCATGGACGGTTTCGCCCAGGGCGTCGAGCACTACAACAAGGTCAAGAACAAGGACGTCAAGGTCATCGGCTGGGACCGCAAGAAGCAGGACGGTCTCTTCACCGGTTCCTTCTCCCCCGACGAGAAGGCCACCAACACCGCTCGTCAGGTCTTCGAGCAGGGCGCTGACGTCGTCCTCCCCGTCGGCGGCCCGATCTACCGTGGCGCCGTGACCGTCCTCTCCGAGGGCCAGTACAAGGGCGGCACCATCATCGGTGTCGACTCCGACCTCTTCAAGAAGGACTCCGAGGCCGCCCCGTACGTCCTCACCTCCATCCTGAAGTCCCTCGACCTCTCCACCGAGCAGGCCATCGTGGCTGCTTCCAAGGGCGAGTTCGACAACACCCCGTACATCGGCACCCTGGAGAACGAGGGCGTCGGCCTGGCCGAGTTCCACGACTTCGCCTCCAAGGTCAGCGACACCCTGACCGGCGAGCTGGACGAGATCAAGGCCCAGATCATCGACGGTTCCCTCAAGGTCACGTCGTACCTCGCTGACTCCAAGTGAGCCAGCAGAGCTGATCCCGTCGGCCGGGTGACCGGCCGCCGGAACCAGTGACGCATCGCGCGTCCCAGCACATCAACGAGGGGAGCGGCAACAGCCGCTCCCCTCGTTCCATGCCGATGCTCTGGCGTGCTTGGTAACGAACAAGTTATGCGTTTCACGCCGTGAGCATCTCCACCTAGGATCAATCGCATGCACCTGGCACTACGCGACGTGACCAAGCGCTTCG
Protein-coding regions in this window:
- a CDS encoding thymidine phosphorylase, whose product is MTQHDAIEVIIAKRDGGTLSDSQIDWVIDAYTRGEVAHEQMSALAMAILLNGMDRREIARWTQAMIASGERMDFSALSRPTTDKHSTGGVGDKITLPLTPLVAACGLAVPQLSGRGLGHTGGTLDKLESIPGWEAFLSNQEMFDQLDDFGAVVCAAGSGLAPADKKLYALRDVTGTVEAIPLIASSIMSKKIAEGTGSLVLDVKVGSGAFMKDIDKARELAETMVALGKDAGVTTVALLTGMDTPLGFTAGNAIEVTESLEVLAGGGPADVVELTLELAREMLAAAGVTDVDPAEKLRDGSAMDVWRKMITRQKGDPDAPMAVAKESHVVTAETSGTLTRLDAMSVGLAAWRLGAGRSKQGEAVQAGAGVVWHARPGDLVAAGQPLFTLLTDDEWRFERALAALEGGWAVGDGAGFTPTPLVRGRIS
- a CDS encoding cytidine deaminase, yielding MAHSADGLAQHPASPSPDTGPQDLRSTLGTPWQELLAEADRVAARAYAPYSQYRVGAAGRADDGRTVSGCNVENAGLGVTLCAECGLVSQLLATGGGRLTHFVCVNGEGALITPCGRCRQLLWEFGGAALQVLTPLGVVALEVLLPQAFGPEELGH
- a CDS encoding BMP family lipoprotein, yielding MQKVAMAGVLALSASVLAACGEAPEKDGESKASDFKPCMVSDEGGFDDKSFNEISHEGLLNAAKAIGAKETSVESNSSNDYAPNLASLAAKGCDVVAAVGFDLAAATTEAAAANPDIHYILIDEAIEGENTKSLRYDTAQAAFLAGYAAADYSKTGKVGTYGGANYPSVSVFMDGFAQGVEHYNKVKNKDVKVIGWDRKKQDGLFTGSFSPDEKATNTARQVFEQGADVVLPVGGPIYRGAVTVLSEGQYKGGTIIGVDSDLFKKDSEAAPYVLTSILKSLDLSTEQAIVAASKGEFDNTPYIGTLENEGVGLAEFHDFASKVSDTLTGELDEIKAQIIDGSLKVTSYLADSK